The following are from one region of the Chloracidobacterium sp. genome:
- a CDS encoding tryptophan-rich sensory protein has product MTETATGTERLRAILVLVATIGTIIFNWLAAMGYIGGVTPAEISEKYQTLVTPAGYAFAIWSLIYLGIIVFSIYQLLPANLVRFRSIRSLYIISCVLNCSWIYMWHSDQIVVCFGLIAALLASLFLINWQLRSTEAAVGEYWLAKAPFGIYFGWVTAATLVNFSIMLAYLKVELSATANTVIAVVLIMIAGALGIIVRFRMANYIYPLAIAWALTAIAVKQSGKTAIVVAAAIAVIACLIATLSFVVNLPSSDRPRNAE; this is encoded by the coding sequence ATGACCGAAACTGCGACAGGTACCGAACGCCTTCGTGCGATCCTCGTGCTGGTGGCGACGATCGGCACGATAATCTTTAACTGGCTCGCCGCCATGGGCTATATCGGCGGTGTAACACCTGCTGAAATATCCGAAAAGTACCAAACCCTTGTCACACCGGCCGGCTACGCCTTTGCCATCTGGAGCCTGATCTACCTTGGAATAATCGTTTTCAGCATTTACCAACTGCTGCCGGCTAATCTGGTCCGATTTCGCAGTATACGCTCACTCTATATCATTTCGTGCGTTCTCAACTGCTCATGGATCTATATGTGGCATTCCGACCAGATCGTTGTTTGTTTCGGCCTTATCGCAGCGCTGCTTGCTTCACTTTTCCTGATCAACTGGCAGCTTCGCAGCACCGAAGCAGCTGTCGGGGAGTATTGGCTGGCAAAGGCGCCTTTTGGAATATACTTCGGGTGGGTCACCGCGGCAACGCTTGTGAATTTTTCGATAATGTTGGCCTACCTGAAGGTCGAATTGTCGGCGACGGCAAATACCGTCATAGCTGTCGTTCTGATCATGATCGCCGGGGCGCTTGGCATTATCGTTAGATTCCGAATGGCGAACTACATCTATCCATTAGCTATTGCGTGGGCTTTGACTGCGATCGCCGTGAAGCAAAGCGGAAAGACGGCGATAGTCGTTGCAGCTGCGATCGCCGTCATAGCTTGTCTTATTGCAACGCTCAGCTTCGTCGTCAACCTTCCGTCGTCCGACCGGCCGCGAAACGCCGAATAG